The candidate division KSB1 bacterium nucleotide sequence GAGCTTAGGAAGGAGAAAATTCGGTGATTTCGGTGTCCTTCCGTGTTTAATTTTTTTTGAGAACTATGAATACTTTAAAAGAAGAAATAGAACAAATTTATTCTCGGAAACCTGAAGAGCTTGGCAAAACCGAATTTGAACTATTCGAACAATTCAAAAGCCTGCTCAATTCCGGTGAAATCAGATCAGCGGAAAAAATTGACGGCGAGTGGCAGGTGAACCGGTGGGTTAAAAAAGGTATTTTGCTGGGTTTCCGGCTTGGTAAATTGGTAGATTGCTCAATTGACGAACAGTTTCGGTTTTTTGATAAAAGCACTTACCCGCTCAAGAAAATACAGATCGAGGACAAAATCAGGCAAGTCCCCGGCGGTTCCTCAATTCGAGACGGCGCTTACGTTGCGCCGGGTGTGGTTATTATGCCGCCGGCATATATCAATGTCGGCGCTTACGTGGATGAGGAAACAATGGTCGACTCACACGCGTTGGTAGGCTCATGCGCACAGATTGGCAAACGGGTTCATCTGAGTGCCAGTGCCCAAATTGGCGGTGTTTTGGAGCCCATCGGCAGCATGCCGGTCATTATCGAAGATAATGTACTGGTCGGCGGGAATTGCGGCATTTATGAAGGCACTTTGGTTTGCGAAAATGCTGTCATCGGCGCCGGTACGATTTTGACGGGGTCAATGCCGGTTTACGATTTAGTAAACGAGACCGTCATTCGCAAATCTGAAAATAAACCGTTGACAATTCCTGCAGGAGCAGTTGTGGTGCCGGGCTCGCGGCCTGTAAAAGGCGATTTTGCGAAAGAGCACGGTCTTTCTATCTATTCGCCGGTGATTGTGAAATATCGGGATAAAAAAACCTCTGCGACTACGGCTTTGGAGGAGAGTTTGCGGTGAAAAATTCGAAGGCTTTTTATAATTTTAGTTTAGATGCTGAAGTCGATGTTGATGTTGAAAGTAAATGGGATGAAGAGATTAGGAAACGAGTAGCAGATATCAAAAGTGGTAGAGCGAAAGGCAGGGCGGCTGAAGATATTCTTGCTGAAATTAGAGCCAATTTTCATGAAGACAGTAATTGTTCATCAAGGCGCTGAAGTTGAATTGTGGCAGGCTGTAGATTAGGTTATGGTATATTATTGGCGGTGCACGCAACTGATTTTGCTGGTTTGTCTAAATATATAAGCACAAAAATATTGACATACACATTTTTTATTATATTTTGTGTATATTAATTATTTCTAAGAGAGGTGCCAGTATGAAAAGAACGAATATTATTCTGGATGAACAGTTGATTCAAAAAGGGTTAAAAGTAACAGGCATTAAGACTCGTCGTGCTCTAGTTGATCACGCTTTACGCGAATTACTACGTAGAGAATCCCAAAAGAAAATTCTGAAATTGAAAGGTAAAGTACATTGGGAAGGTGATTTGGAAGAAATGCGGCAAATGAGATTTTAGCATGGTGTTAGTAGACACAACAGTATGGTTGAACTTTTTTTAGGNNNNNNNNNNNNNNNNNNNNNNNNNNNNNNNNNNNNNNNAATTGGAAAACCTCATATCAAACCACGA carries:
- a CDS encoding 2,3,4,5-tetrahydropyridine-2,6-dicarboxylate N-succinyltransferase: MNTLKEEIEQIYSRKPEELGKTEFELFEQFKSLLNSGEIRSAEKIDGEWQVNRWVKKGILLGFRLGKLVDCSIDEQFRFFDKSTYPLKKIQIEDKIRQVPGGSSIRDGAYVAPGVVIMPPAYINVGAYVDEETMVDSHALVGSCAQIGKRVHLSASAQIGGVLEPIGSMPVIIEDNVLVGGNCGIYEGTLVCENAVIGAGTILTGSMPVYDLVNETVIRKSENKPLTIPAGAVVVPGSRPVKGDFAKEHGLSIYSPVIVKYRDKKTSATTALEESLR
- a CDS encoding addiction module protein, whose protein sequence is MKNSKAFYNFSLDAEVDVDVESKWDEEIRKRVADIKSGRAKGRAAEDILAEIRANFHEDSNCSSRR
- a CDS encoding type II toxin-antitoxin system VapB family antitoxin; this translates as MKRTNIILDEQLIQKGLKVTGIKTRRALVDHALRELLRRESQKKILKLKGKVHWEGDLEEMRQMRF